A single Flavobacterium sp. 1 DNA region contains:
- a CDS encoding GSCFA domain-containing protein, which yields MQFTTPIPIPKNSYPIDYNSKIVSLGSCFVENMGDKFQYFKFQNETNPFGIIFNPVSIERIIDRVVNDALFTEQDVFFHNERWHCFEVHSDLSHSSSEELLVNLNKILVETKKQLQKATHVIITYGTSWVYRNIKKDSIVANCHKVPQKQFDKELLSVSIIQENIENTINLIQSINPNCKFIFTVSPVRHLKDGFVENQRSKSHLITAIHNLLSENCNLQSEYFPSYEIMMDELRDYRFYAEDMLHPNQTAIDYIWERFSESCIDENSFQTMKEVLEIQKGLNHRSFNPDSEQHLKFVSNLNQKINFIKKKFPHIQF from the coding sequence ATGCAATTCACTACTCCAATACCCATTCCTAAAAACTCATACCCAATAGACTACAATTCTAAAATAGTCTCTTTGGGTTCCTGCTTTGTTGAAAACATGGGAGACAAATTCCAGTATTTTAAATTTCAAAATGAAACAAATCCATTCGGAATTATCTTCAATCCGGTTTCAATCGAAAGAATTATTGATCGAGTGGTTAATGATGCTTTATTCACTGAACAAGATGTTTTTTTTCATAATGAGCGCTGGCATTGTTTTGAGGTACATTCGGATTTAAGTCATTCAAGTTCAGAGGAATTATTGGTAAATCTGAATAAAATTTTGGTGGAAACCAAAAAACAATTACAGAAAGCAACTCACGTCATTATTACTTACGGAACATCTTGGGTGTATCGTAATATCAAAAAAGATTCTATTGTAGCTAATTGTCACAAAGTACCCCAAAAGCAGTTTGATAAAGAATTACTATCTGTTTCAATTATCCAAGAAAATATTGAAAACACCATTAATTTGATTCAATCGATAAATCCAAATTGTAAATTCATTTTTACCGTTTCGCCGGTACGCCATCTCAAGGATGGTTTTGTCGAAAATCAAAGGAGTAAATCTCATTTAATTACGGCAATCCATAATCTGCTATCTGAAAACTGCAATCTGCAGTCTGAATACTTTCCTTCCTACGAAATCATGATGGATGAACTTCGTGATTATCGTTTTTATGCCGAAGACATGTTACATCCAAATCAAACAGCTATTGATTATATCTGGGAACGTTTCAGCGAAAGCTGTATTGATGAAAATAGTTTTCAGACAATGAAAGAGGTTTTAGAAATTCAAAAAGGGCTAAACCATCGAAGTTTTAATCCTGATTCTGAACAGCATCTTAAATTCGTATCAAACCTGAATCAGAAGATTAATTTTATAAAAAAAAAATTCCCTCATATACAGTTTTAA
- the alaS gene encoding alanine--tRNA ligase, translating to MKSQDVRKQFLDFFESKGHLIVPSAPIVLKDDPTLMFNNSGMAQFKEYFLGLGTPKSNRIADTQKCLRVSGKHNDLEEVGIDTYHHTMFEMLGNWSFGDYFKKEAIHWAWELLTEVYKIPKDILYVSVFEGNPEENVPFDQEAWDIWKTLIDEDRIILGNKKDNFWEMGDQGPCGPCSEIHVDIRPAEEKALVSGKSLVNNDHPHVVEIWNNVFMEFNRKADGSLEKLPAQHVDTGMGFERLCMVLQGVQSNYDTDVFTPLIREIETITGTKYTIKAKDEAEEKINIAIRVIADHVRAVAFAIADGQLPSNTGAGYVIRRILRRAIRYGFTFLDTKEPFIYKLVEVLSTQMSGSFPEIRSQKALCSNVIREEESSFLRTLDQGLVLLDAVINTNSGTVIDGKKAFELYDTYGFPIDLTALILSEKGLELDEKGFQEQLQLQKERSRAASKVTAGDWNVLVEDDVQEFVGYDRLKHNVRITKYRRVDSVKDGEIYQLVFNSTPFYGESGGQTGDKGYLEAQNGDIIYIIDTKKENNQTIHLAKSLPDNLTDSFTAVVDGVQRAKTSSNHTATHLLHQGLRKILGTHIEQKGSMVRSASLRFDFSHFSKVTDDEIKEVEDFVNARIRESLPLIEKRAIPKNQAVEEGAMALFGEKYGDLVRMIKFGDSVELCGGTHVPNTSDIWHFKITSEGAVAAGIRRIEAITSDAAKDFFESQLLSFYEIREVLKNAVDPVKAIQTLQDENTSLKKQLEVLLKDKAKNMKGELAQELQEINKIQFLAKQVDLSPEGAKDLAYELGTLGTNIFLVLATADAGKPMLSCYISKELVADRKLNAGQVVRELGKYIQGGGGGQPFFATAGGKNADGIAEALAKAVEFVK from the coding sequence ATGAAATCACAAGACGTACGCAAGCAATTCCTAGATTTTTTCGAGAGCAAAGGACATTTAATTGTTCCTTCGGCTCCAATAGTTCTTAAAGATGATCCAACCTTGATGTTTAACAACTCGGGAATGGCGCAGTTTAAAGAATATTTTTTAGGCCTGGGAACTCCAAAAAGCAACAGAATTGCCGACACACAAAAATGTCTTCGTGTTTCAGGAAAACATAATGACTTAGAAGAAGTAGGAATTGACACCTACCATCACACGATGTTTGAGATGCTGGGAAACTGGTCATTTGGCGATTATTTTAAGAAAGAGGCGATTCACTGGGCTTGGGAACTGTTGACGGAAGTGTATAAAATTCCAAAAGACATTCTGTATGTTTCCGTTTTTGAGGGAAACCCAGAGGAGAATGTGCCTTTTGACCAAGAGGCTTGGGATATTTGGAAAACATTAATCGATGAGGACCGAATTATTCTTGGGAACAAAAAAGATAATTTCTGGGAAATGGGCGACCAAGGACCTTGTGGCCCTTGTTCTGAAATTCACGTTGATATTCGTCCTGCTGAAGAGAAAGCTTTGGTTTCAGGTAAATCTTTAGTGAATAACGATCACCCGCATGTTGTGGAGATTTGGAACAATGTATTTATGGAATTCAATCGTAAAGCCGATGGTTCTTTAGAGAAATTGCCAGCTCAGCACGTGGATACAGGAATGGGATTTGAGCGTCTTTGCATGGTTTTGCAAGGAGTTCAGTCAAATTATGACACCGATGTTTTTACGCCGCTGATCAGAGAAATCGAAACGATTACGGGAACTAAATATACAATCAAAGCAAAAGACGAAGCTGAGGAAAAAATAAATATTGCAATTCGTGTAATTGCAGATCACGTGCGTGCGGTAGCTTTTGCTATTGCCGACGGTCAGTTGCCATCAAACACGGGAGCTGGTTATGTAATCCGCAGGATTTTGCGTCGTGCGATACGTTACGGTTTTACTTTCCTAGATACCAAAGAGCCTTTTATCTATAAATTGGTAGAAGTCTTGAGTACGCAAATGAGCGGTTCTTTCCCGGAAATTCGTTCGCAAAAAGCGTTGTGCTCGAATGTGATTCGGGAAGAGGAAAGTTCTTTCTTGAGAACTTTGGATCAGGGATTAGTGTTGTTGGATGCTGTGATTAATACAAATTCAGGTACTGTAATCGATGGTAAAAAAGCATTTGAATTGTATGATACTTATGGTTTTCCAATCGATTTAACGGCTTTGATATTGTCTGAAAAAGGATTGGAATTGGACGAAAAAGGGTTTCAGGAACAATTGCAATTACAGAAAGAACGTTCCCGTGCGGCTTCTAAAGTTACGGCTGGAGACTGGAATGTTTTGGTTGAAGATGATGTTCAGGAATTTGTGGGTTATGACCGATTGAAACACAACGTTAGAATCACGAAATACCGTAGAGTGGACAGTGTAAAGGATGGTGAAATTTATCAGTTGGTTTTCAATTCGACGCCTTTTTACGGTGAAAGTGGTGGACAAACGGGAGATAAGGGATATTTGGAAGCTCAAAACGGAGATATTATTTATATTATTGACACCAAAAAAGAAAACAACCAAACGATACATCTTGCTAAATCATTGCCAGATAATTTAACGGATAGTTTTACGGCTGTTGTGGATGGAGTCCAAAGAGCAAAAACATCTTCAAACCATACGGCAACGCACTTGCTCCACCAAGGGTTGCGTAAAATATTGGGAACTCATATCGAACAAAAAGGTTCGATGGTGCGTTCTGCTTCTTTGCGTTTTGACTTTTCTCATTTTTCTAAAGTAACAGATGATGAAATTAAAGAAGTGGAAGATTTTGTGAATGCTAGAATTCGTGAGAGCTTGCCTTTGATAGAAAAAAGAGCGATTCCAAAAAACCAGGCTGTTGAAGAAGGTGCAATGGCTTTGTTTGGAGAGAAATATGGTGATTTGGTTCGTATGATTAAATTTGGTGACTCGGTAGAGTTATGCGGTGGTACACACGTTCCAAATACGAGTGATATTTGGCATTTCAAAATTACGTCTGAAGGAGCTGTTGCTGCAGGAATTAGACGTATCGAAGCGATTACAAGTGATGCGGCTAAAGACTTTTTTGAATCACAATTGCTCTCTTTTTATGAGATTAGAGAAGTATTGAAAAACGCTGTTGATCCTGTAAAAGCGATTCAAACGCTTCAAGATGAAAATACTTCTTTGAAAAAACAATTGGAAGTTTTATTGAAAGATAAAGCCAAAAATATGAAAGGCGAATTGGCTCAAGAATTACAAGAGATAAACAAAATTCAGTTTCTTGCCAAGCAGGTTGATTTGAGTCCGGAAGGAGCCAAAGATTTGGCTTATGAATTAGGAACATTAGGAACAAATATATTCTTGGTTTTGGCAACTGCCGATGCAGGAAAACCAATGTTGTCTTGTTACATCTCCAAAGAATTGGTTGCCGACAGAAAACTAAACGCAGGACAAGTGGTTCGCGAATTAGGGAAATACATCCAAGGTGGAGGAGGAGGACAGCCTTTTTTCGCTACCGCAGGAGGAAAAAATGCAGATGGGATTGCTGAGGCTTTGGCTAAGGCGGTTGAGTTTGTGAAATAG